In Daphnia magna isolate NIES linkage group LG5, ASM2063170v1.1, whole genome shotgun sequence, a single genomic region encodes these proteins:
- the LOC116936662 gene encoding uncharacterized protein LOC116936662 yields MDEKSRAEEQMLTAAVDVQKPMMDFKEFWSLEHMGVTPQEKAEPPFLEAYQETILRADDGRYMVLFPIKIGHRRIESNRNIAMIRLQGLLGKTQLEDNLKYHEILQQYIRDGFIEEADRGFNGDCTYLPHRPVIKVSAETTKIRPVFDGSAHLKERPSINDALEIGPNLNPEVLAVLLRFRQNRIAWTADITQAFLQVEIRPEHGQLIRFIWIDDPKRPQPKFIEYRWKRVPFGLSCSPFILKAVILKHLKGFEGIYPETVRQLQQQLYVDDWLGGETNVDEAEKRIREAITIFKATKMELCKWTSNSAELIKRLQEVQFKDKKRKRRKQLSKENFCGPTQR; encoded by the coding sequence ATGGATGAAAAAAGTAGAGCGGAAGAACAAATGTTGACCGCGGCAGTAGACGTGCAAAAACCGATGATGGACTTCAAAGAATTTTGGAGTCTAGAACACATGGGGGTAACCCCACAAGAAAAAGCAGAACCCCCATTCTTGGAGGCCTATCAGGAGACAATTCTGCGGGCAGACGATGGGCGTTACATGGTGTTGTTCCCCATCAAGATCGGCCATCGCAGAATTGAATCCAACCGGAACATCGCAATGATACGGCTGCAAGGGCTGCTGGGCAAGACCCAATTGGAAGATAACCTGAAATACCACGAGATACTTCAGCAATATATCAGAGACGGATTCATCGAAGAAGCCGATCGAGGATTCAACGGTGACTGCACATACTTACCTCACCGACCAGTGATTAAAGTTAGCGCGGAAACCACGAAAATTCGGCCGGTGTTCGATGGATCAGCACATTTGAAGGAAAGACCTAGCATCAACGATGCTTTGGAAATCGGGCCGAATCTAAACCCGGAAGTATTGGCGGTCTTGTTGCGTTTCCGACAGAATCGGATAGCCTGGACCGCCGATATCACTCAGGCGTTTCTCCAAGTTGAGATCCGCCCGGAGCACGGGCAGTTGATAAGGTTTATCTGGATCGATGATCCTAAAAGACCCCAGCCTAAATTCATCGAGTATCGATGGAAAAGAGTGCCGTTCGGGTTGTCATGCAGCCCGTTCATTCTCAAGGCTGTTATCCTCAAACACCTGAAAGGGTTTGAAGGGATATACCCCGAGACAGTGCGGCAGCTACAACAGCAGTTGTACGTTGACGACTGGCTAGGGGGGGAGACAAACGTCGACGAAGCGGAGAAGCGTATTCGCGAAGCGATTACGATCTTCAAAGCCACAAAGATGGAGTTGTGCAAATGGACCTCCAACAGTGCAGAGTTGATTAAGAGACTGCAAGAGGTCCAATTTAAAGACAAGAAGAGAAAGCGACGGAAACAGttatcaaaagaaaacttcTGTGGACCGACTCAGCGATAG
- the LOC123472609 gene encoding uncharacterized protein LOC123472609, translating to MVRVLATMLRAIKRFKGKESPESPAATVRHRGRKLKFPVLTTEETREATIELYKEAQATHYGAVVKSFKAGKTEVPHELRKLGLMWDSKDELIRCRGRHLNWMEYNKKAALILLPAEHIITRRLIEQTHLRLKHTGVKTMMGALRTDFWIPKMRQTIKKETSKCTRCQRMDSRHFDEIPAPLPLDRLQMSNPFTITGVDFAGPFLVESPANSGHKTKVFVCLFTCAVTRAVHLEVTTDQEISTFIFALRRFFARREYPRALYSDNAGTFTLAAKYLRAAYRDSRVFNTLVFLNIKWRFSPSLAPWLGGFWERMVQTVKRLLYKTYGSDCMEYDLFQTVLTEIEDTINTRPLTYVAEDDTEPLTPKQLVTGYRQQQHHPVDDEEREYSDRVTLTKRERIRRNLVAQ from the coding sequence ATGGTAAGAGTCTTGGCCACGATGCTAAGAGCGATAAAAAGGTTTAAAGGCAAAGAAAGTCCGGAAAGCCCGGCTGCAACGGTCAGACACCGGGGAAGGAAGTTGAAATTCCCCGTGTTGACAACAGAGGAAACTCGAGAGGCAACGATCGAGCTCTACAAGGAAGCCCAGGCGACTCACTACGGAGCAGTGGTGAAGAGCTTTAAAGCTGGGAAAACAGAAGTCCCACATGAGTTGAGGAAACTTGGCCTCATGTGGGACAGCAAAGACGAGTTGATCAGGTGTCGAGGCCGGCATCTAAATTGGATggaatacaataaaaaagcAGCGCTCATTCTGCTACCGGCCGAACACATCATAACAAGAAGACTGATTGAACAAACGCATCTTCGGTTGAAACATACCGGAGTGAAAACCATGATGGGGGCACTCAGAACGGATTTCTGGATTCCGAAGATGCGTCAGACCATCAAAAAAGAGACGAGTAAGTGCACCAGATGCCAGAGAATGGACTCGAGGCACTTCGATGAAATACCAGCGCCTCTACCGTTGGACCGCCTGCAAATGTCGAACCCGTTCACGATAACGGGGGTAGATTTTGCAGGCCCGTTCCTAGTGGAGTCGCCGGCAAATAGCGGCCACAAGACGAAGGTATTCGTGTGTCTCTTCACCTGCGCCGTAACAAGAGCTGTTCATCTCGAAGTTACGACCGACCAGGAGATCTCCACGTTTATCTTCGCGCTAAGACGATTCTTTGCACGGAGAGAGTACCCAAGGGCGCTCTACTCCGATAACGCAGGAACGTTTACGTTGGCTGCTAAGTACCTCAGAGCAGCGTACAGAGACAGCAGGGTGTTTAACACCCTGGTTTTTCTCAACATAAAGTGGAGATTTTCTCCGAGTCTGGCCCCTTGGTTGGGCGGATTCTGGGAGAGGATGGTGCAGACCGTTAAACGGTTGCTATACAAAACATACGGAAGTGATTGTATGGAATACGATCTATTCCAAACGGTGTTGACAGAGATCGAAGATACCATCAACACCAGACCGTTGACATACGTGGCAGAAGACGATACGGAGCCGCTAACGCCCAAGCAATTGGTCACAGGCTACCGGCAACAGCAGCATCACCCGGTCGATGACGAGGAGAGAGAGTACTCGGACCGGGTGACACTGACTAAGAGAGAGAGGATCAGGAGAAACCTGGTCGCTCAATAG